TAAGACCTCACAGGAGCAAGTCAAATACATCAACAAACCCATTCTTATTCGCCGCGAAGCGGATATCACAAAACACTTCGGCCCCGCACGCGATGGCTATACCTTGCCGCAAAAACTGCGGGCGATGTTTAAGCAGGCCAAAACACGCGGCCTTGGGACCATTTGCGTGGTCAATGTGTTTGATCCGGCAACGCACAAAGATGACGCTGACAAACCGGATCCAAGCAAAGTCACCGGGCTTGATATCATCGGAGCGTTTGACGCTATGGGCCGCCCAGTGGCTTGAAGCTGGCTTATTCCTGTTATCAGCGCTTTGGCTGGTTCCAAAGAACATTCTGGCTCCAGGCTATGATGGGTTGGCCGGGGTTCGCTCAGAAATGGAAGCCATTTGTGGCCGCATTCGCGCTCGCTGCTATTGGGATGCCCCGTTTGGTGTCACCCTGCAGCAGCTTCAGGAGGCACGCGGGCCGGAAGGATCGTTTGATTTCCAGACCAATGACACACGGGTTAATCTGTGCTGGCCTATGATGGAAACGGTTAATCTGGATGAGATGTCGGATACTGCTGGTGAGGTAGTTGCAGATCACTATTCAGCTTATCTGGTGGGTGTCGTGCTTATGAGCGTGATGGAATACGGCTATCATCACAGCCCCTCCAATCGGCCTATCAAGGGCATTGAGGGTGCAGCTCAAGATGTGCTTTATGTGCCGGGCGATGGGTCCAGTGATACGCAAGTGACCCGATCCAACGGGATTATCTCGTGCGAGGAACGCTTTGGGAAAGGCCCGCACACATCGGGCAACCGCAATGCCGGGTATCCACTAAGACCACCATGCTGACGTTCTTCCACGCCCAGTACACGCAAGATGTGCTGGATGAAGCAATCTTGCACTTTCTCGATGAGAAGAAGGACCGAAATGGATCTTTGGCTCGCATTGAGCAGGTGGAGGATGCCATCAATGCTTGGGGGATTGGCAAGACCAAGGGCAATGACCCGGAACTCTCCGGGTTCCGCTTTGCTTTTGACCGGGAGAAAATGAGCCCGGCCTTTGCTGCGGACGGCTGGTACCACTACGCGCTGGAGTTTGCTCCTGTTGGTATAATGGAGACCATTAGCGTGCGCCGGTCCCTTAACATCAACCTTCTGGCCGATGCTCTGGGTCTTTCCCAGTCCGAGGCGGCTTAAGTAAATAATGGAGGGATAATCTATGGCTGATTTCCGCCGCTTTGGTCAGATCACCAATTCAGATATCTATTTGGGCGACAACACCCTTGTGGGGCTCGCCAAGTCCTTCAAAATGCCCAAGATTGAATGGAAGACGGTTGATATTGAAACACTGGGTCAGGTCGCTGTTTACAAAGCGCCCACCCGGACACTGGAAGCTCTCACTGGCGAAATTACAATGAGCAGCGTGGATCCGGATATTCAGGAGGATTTCCTCAATCCGACCAAGACCCACACACTCCAGTTGCACAAGTACGTGGATGTGAATGGTCCTGAAGGTTTGGATCTGGAGCGTTCTTATACCCTGATCACAGTATTGCAGGCCCGTTTCTTTGGTCATGATTTTGGCGAAAGCAAAAATGGCGATCCCGAAGAGATGACCCACGAAATGACAATCTCCCGCCTGGTGCAACGGGTTCATGACAGCAACAAGCCACTGTTTGAGGTGGATGTGTTTGCAAGCTCGGTGCGGAACTCTTCCGGCGAGATGTGGCGCGGTTAAGCGCATAACGGTCCAATCAGACCGCGATCAGGCTCCCATGCTTTTCGGCGTGGGGGCCTTTTTTATTGCGCAGATCAAAATGATAAGTTTCCAACCCAAGTTGAAAGGGATGCCATGACCCGCCCGGATGAGAATAAGAGCGAGAGTGAACGTGATCAGAGCGCACCGGTTGAGTCCGGTGTGGTTGCCAAACTGAAGGCACACCGCGACGCAAATCAAGGCACTGCGAGATTTACCCTGCCAGAGACTGGCGTTGTGGTGGTCTACCCAAAATTCCGCCGCCATGGTGACTGGACGCGGTCCCTGCGTCTGGCCAAAAACAAGATCGGCAAAGCCCAGATCCTTTACCTTTGTAAGATCGCAACATTCGATGGTGAGAAGCTCACCGAGGCAGACTTTAACACTTATATCCCGATGAATGATGCCAATGAGCTGCTTGGTGAGGTCTTTGGCGGTGATGATGATCTTGATGAGGACGATGAGGGAAACGGGAAGAAGACGACGGCGTAACGCTGTCGTCGCTTGAGTGCCACACCTATCTGGTCAACCGGGGTTGGGGCCCCGGTTATCTGGATGATTTGTCTGAGCCTGAATTCCTGACCACGCTTGACCAGCAAATCGCCTTTGATGAAGCCAAGGCCGAGGCGGAACGCAAGGCTGCGA
The window above is part of the Pseudovibrio sp. Tun.PSC04-5.I4 genome. Proteins encoded here:
- a CDS encoding phage major tail tube protein, with the translated sequence MADFRRFGQITNSDIYLGDNTLVGLAKSFKMPKIEWKTVDIETLGQVAVYKAPTRTLEALTGEITMSSVDPDIQEDFLNPTKTHTLQLHKYVDVNGPEGLDLERSYTLITVLQARFFGHDFGESKNGDPEEMTHEMTISRLVQRVHDSNKPLFEVDVFASSVRNSSGEMWRG